The following proteins come from a genomic window of Nostoc sp. ATCC 53789:
- a CDS encoding ABC transporter substrate-binding protein, producing MNNAIAQTTALLSTCALLLTGCGGGGGSVTNTPNSNPNNTTNTAQTTTTSGAIPIGIALAQTSNVALLGQEGFVGARIAEKYFNSKGGINGTPIKLIAQDTSGDEAGAINAFQTLINKDKVVGIVGPTLSQQAFSADPIAERAKVPVIGASNTANGIPEIGDYVARVSAPVSIVAPNSVKAALKQNPQIKKVAVFYAQNDAFNKSETEIFQKAVKEQGLELVTVQKFQTTDTDFQAQATNAINLKPDLVIISGLAADGGNLVRQLRELGYKGIIIGGNGLNTPNVLSVCKALCDGVLIAQAYSPEYPGEINKVFRQAYIEQYKKEPAQFTGQAFAAVQVYVEALKELDKKTKISTLPLDKLRTELNKQILAGKYNTPLGEIAFTPVGDVIQKEFYVAKIKMDKDGNTGKFVFIK from the coding sequence ATGAACAACGCGATCGCTCAGACAACAGCATTATTATCAACTTGCGCTTTGCTACTAACAGGCTGTGGTGGTGGCGGTGGCTCTGTGACAAATACTCCAAATAGTAATCCAAATAACACTACTAACACTGCCCAGACAACGACTACATCGGGGGCGATTCCTATCGGTATTGCCTTAGCACAAACCAGCAACGTAGCATTACTCGGTCAAGAGGGATTTGTGGGAGCCAGAATTGCCGAGAAGTATTTCAATAGTAAAGGTGGTATTAATGGCACTCCGATTAAATTAATAGCCCAAGATACCAGCGGTGATGAAGCTGGAGCAATTAACGCTTTTCAAACTTTAATTAACAAGGATAAAGTTGTCGGTATCGTTGGCCCTACTTTGTCACAACAAGCTTTTAGTGCTGACCCCATTGCCGAACGTGCGAAAGTTCCAGTTATTGGAGCATCAAATACCGCAAACGGAATTCCCGAAATTGGTGATTATGTAGCTCGTGTATCTGCCCCCGTTTCTATAGTTGCCCCTAATTCCGTGAAAGCTGCACTCAAGCAGAATCCTCAAATTAAAAAAGTGGCAGTTTTTTACGCCCAAAATGACGCATTTAATAAATCAGAAACGGAGATTTTTCAAAAAGCAGTTAAAGAACAAGGACTAGAATTAGTAACAGTTCAAAAGTTTCAAACTACTGATACAGACTTTCAAGCCCAAGCTACCAATGCCATTAACTTAAAACCAGATTTGGTAATTATTTCGGGGCTAGCTGCTGATGGTGGTAACTTAGTGCGGCAACTGCGGGAGTTGGGTTATAAAGGCATAATTATTGGTGGTAATGGTCTAAATACACCCAATGTTTTATCAGTTTGTAAAGCCCTTTGCGATGGTGTGTTGATTGCTCAAGCTTACAGTCCTGAATATCCTGGTGAGATTAATAAGGTATTTCGCCAAGCCTATATTGAGCAATATAAGAAAGAACCAGCCCAATTTACCGGTCAAGCTTTTGCGGCGGTGCAGGTGTATGTTGAAGCTCTTAAGGAGTTGGATAAAAAAACCAAAATCAGCACGTTACCTCTTGATAAACTGCGGACAGAATTGAACAAGCAAATACTAGCTGGAAAGTATAATACACCTTTAGGTGAGATTGCTTTTACACCAGTAGGGGATGTGATTCAAAAAGAATTTTATGTCGCCAAAATTAAGATGGATAAAGATGGGAATACCGGAAAATTTGTATTTATAAAATAG
- a CDS encoding branched-chain amino acid ABC transporter permease yields MAEFFSTYESPIVYMVLEALLGLSLYLPLMAGQLSLASPGFYALGGYIAAILSTKVFPSSNNLFPIPLLLLEMLIAGLISGILAVIVGIPALRLRGIYLAIATIAFVEVLRVVSLNLDITGGAVGIFGIPQPFQSQIEYLWIAVPFLLVSMVLFYRLERIRTGRAFIAIREDELAASAMGINPTYYKVLAFTLGAILAGMVGVISAHFLNTWNARQGTFDASITYLTIVLIGGSRTFLGSVVGAIVLKVLLEIVLRRIADIAGLPNWLSQFLRDGRLIIYGILIVLGTIFFPQGFVTPDILKKCKNLLIKSISKTSKQTR; encoded by the coding sequence ATGGCTGAATTTTTCTCTACTTATGAATCACCAATAGTCTACATGGTATTGGAGGCTTTATTAGGATTATCGCTTTATTTACCACTGATGGCTGGACAATTATCTTTGGCTAGTCCTGGATTTTATGCTTTAGGTGGATATATTGCAGCGATTTTATCTACAAAAGTTTTTCCATCTAGTAATAATTTATTTCCCATTCCATTACTTTTATTAGAAATGTTGATTGCTGGTCTAATCTCCGGTATATTAGCTGTAATAGTGGGAATCCCGGCATTAAGGTTACGGGGAATTTATTTAGCGATCGCAACTATTGCTTTTGTAGAAGTTTTACGAGTTGTATCCTTAAATTTAGATATTACAGGCGGCGCTGTAGGAATTTTTGGTATTCCTCAACCATTCCAAAGCCAAATTGAATATTTGTGGATTGCTGTACCATTCTTGTTAGTTAGTATGGTATTATTTTACCGTTTAGAACGTATTCGTACAGGTAGGGCATTCATTGCTATCCGTGAAGATGAATTAGCTGCCAGTGCAATGGGAATTAACCCCACTTATTACAAAGTTTTAGCCTTTACTCTCGGAGCAATTCTTGCCGGAATGGTAGGTGTCATCAGCGCTCATTTTCTCAATACCTGGAATGCTCGACAAGGTACTTTTGATGCTAGTATCACTTATTTGACGATTGTGTTGATTGGTGGCTCTAGAACTTTTTTAGGTTCGGTTGTCGGTGCTATTGTCTTGAAAGTTTTATTAGAAATTGTTTTACGAAGAATCGCCGATATAGCAGGATTACCTAATTGGTTATCCCAGTTTTTAAGAGATGGTAGATTAATTATCTATGGTATATTAATAGTTTTAGGAACTATATTTTTCCCCCAAGGGTTTGTAACTCCAGATATTTTAAAAAAGTGTAAAAACCTATTAATAAAATCAATTTCAAAGACATCCAAGCAGACAAGATAA
- a CDS encoding branched-chain amino acid ABC transporter permease, which translates to MDITLFLQQFLNGLSIGSIYAIFALGYTLVYSILGIINLAHGAIFTLGAYFTYALMGGNFGFNGLLANAALPIKLPFAIALILGSTLAGLIGVVMERVAFQPLRRQGSDPLLTVVSSLGVAVVIVNLIQYLVGAESYTYPADTYGNLPPAINFGSPDNPIPIRSVQIIIFVVSVAIVAIITYFINRTKYGKAMQAIAEDPTTASLLGINSDRFIILTFFISSFLAGLAGTLVASSVSIAGPYFGIAFGLRGLAVIVLGGLGSIPGAVLGGLLIGLVEAFVPAEYSGYKEAVAYGILFIMLLVRPQGLLGRRFIQKV; encoded by the coding sequence ATGGATATCACTCTATTTCTGCAACAATTTTTGAACGGATTATCTATTGGTAGTATCTATGCAATTTTTGCATTGGGATATACCTTAGTTTATTCAATTTTGGGCATCATAAATTTAGCTCATGGCGCGATTTTTACCTTGGGTGCATATTTCACTTATGCCCTCATGGGTGGTAACTTTGGATTTAATGGCTTGCTAGCTAATGCAGCCTTGCCAATAAAATTGCCATTTGCTATAGCCTTAATTTTAGGAAGTACCTTAGCGGGATTGATTGGGGTAGTGATGGAACGGGTTGCTTTTCAACCTTTGCGCCGTCAAGGATCTGATCCCTTATTAACTGTTGTTTCCAGCTTGGGTGTAGCAGTGGTAATTGTGAACTTAATCCAGTATTTGGTAGGTGCAGAAAGTTACACATACCCCGCCGATACTTATGGGAATTTGCCACCTGCGATTAACTTTGGTAGTCCAGATAATCCAATTCCTATTCGCAGCGTTCAGATAATAATTTTTGTTGTATCTGTTGCGATTGTGGCAATTATTACCTACTTTATAAATCGAACTAAGTATGGTAAAGCAATGCAGGCGATCGCAGAAGATCCGACTACAGCTAGTTTGTTAGGCATTAATAGCGATCGCTTTATCATCCTCACATTCTTCATCAGCAGTTTCTTAGCAGGATTAGCAGGAACCTTAGTCGCCTCTAGTGTTAGTATTGCCGGCCCATATTTCGGCATCGCTTTTGGGTTGCGGGGTTTAGCGGTAATTGTCTTAGGTGGTTTAGGTAGTATTCCCGGCGCAGTTTTAGGAGGATTACTCATTGGATTAGTTGAAGCTTTTGTGCCGGCAGAATATTCCGGTTACAAAGAAGCTGTAGCCTACGGAATATTATTTATCATGTTGTTAGTTAGACCCCAAGGCTTGCTAGGTCGTCGGTTTATTCAAAAAGTTTAA
- a CDS encoding Uma2 family endonuclease encodes MKTYTKQKLTFDQFLEECPEEGLYELVDGEIVEVRATRNHDDIADFILLSFNDEIKHLNLNYVVKNTAVLKTITANGIEQGRKPDVSVIDKDVWRSNRSAYSALEEPIQLAIEVTSTNWEDDYIDKLDEYQRIGITEYWIVDYLAIGYREYLENPKVPTVFVFLLDAEGKYQRTDFRGSERIVSRTFPELALTAEQILTA; translated from the coding sequence ATGAAAACATACACCAAACAAAAATTAACTTTCGATCAATTTTTGGAAGAATGTCCAGAAGAAGGTTTATATGAACTTGTGGATGGGGAAATTGTAGAAGTGCGTGCAACGAGAAATCATGATGATATCGCTGATTTTATATTGTTGAGTTTCAATGATGAAATTAAACATCTAAACCTGAATTACGTAGTAAAAAACACAGCAGTTTTAAAAACCATAACTGCCAATGGAATAGAACAAGGACGCAAGCCTGATGTCAGTGTGATAGATAAAGATGTATGGCGCTCAAATCGTTCTGCTTATTCTGCACTTGAAGAACCCATCCAGCTAGCTATCGAGGTAACATCAACTAATTGGGAAGATGACTACATTGATAAATTAGATGAATATCAACGCATAGGTATTACAGAATATTGGATTGTAGATTATTTGGCAATTGGTTATAGAGAGTATTTGGAAAATCCCAAAGTTCCGACTGTATTTGTTTTTTTATTAGATGCTGAGGGTAAATATCAACGCACAGATTTTAGAGGTTCCGAACGAATTGTGTCACGAACTTTTCCTGAACTGGCGTTAACAGCAGAGCAAATATTAACAGCTTGA